From the genome of Triticum aestivum cultivar Chinese Spring chromosome 3B, IWGSC CS RefSeq v2.1, whole genome shotgun sequence, one region includes:
- the LOC123069160 gene encoding uncharacterized protein isoform X2 produces the protein MDKERFRKRRLMLIKAAASVSSCMVMLYVRPRLQRKKESISYGPIEARDKKRIAFLNNQIYKDDITCQTTLRLTRASFFGLCQVLRERSLLRDTVHICIEEQVAMFLITVGHNLRNRVVSAIFNRSGEPVSRYFGLVLHAIVHLRDEFISPPSLETPTRIAGDPRWDPYFKVQASSCKNVETAFRGKKLVASQNVMAAIDFDLRFTHVLARWEGSAHDDAVLVDAIECENGPCVPQGKFYLVEAGYGAKPGFLPPFHSIQYHFTVWGNNHVRDARELFNLRHSSLRVPIERAFASLKRRFKVLDDANPFFPSATQVDVVIACVILHNWVLSQGTDCFIIPEINWKPKPPSSQIEHTHDDRHMVEFRQALADKMWEDHQNYHRNDADFLNTPTYYHEMATIFSDSVAPDVYAKSVDELLAVDVAGNEIVTGGNDTFAASVEEFTLPFPIPDWGKNGDSSSSKASKRAKVNNDDELMHLMTSLDNLAKAIEKSECVDTDVPDDLWGNLMNLPGFEEAHLTHYYAHLVENAAIGRAFNKLSMSNKMTWVARYIENHLSE, from the exons ATGGACAAGGAGAGGTTCAGGAAAAGAAGGTTGATGCTTATAAAGGCCGCTGCATCCGTGTCTTCGTGTATGGTCATGTTGTATGTCCGGCCCAGACTACAGAGAAAGAAAGAGAGTATTTCCTATGGGCCAATCGAGGCAAGGGACAAGAAAAGGATTGCCTTTCTAAATAATCAGATTTACAAGGATGATATAACTTGTCAGACAACGCTGAGGCTTACGAGGGCTTCTTTTTTCGGGTTGTGCCAAGTTTTGAGGGAACGCTCTTTGCTCCGTGACACTGTTCATATATGTATTGAGGAGCAAGTCGCCATGTTCTTGATCACAGTAGGACACAACCTTCGGAATAGGGTTGTAAGTGCTATTTTTAATAGGTCAGGTGAACCAGTTAGTCGCTATTTTGGACTAGTCCTCCATGCTATAGTTCATCTAAGGGATGAGTTTATTAGTCCACCATCATTGGAGACCCCAACCAGAATTGCTGGCGACCCAAGATGGGACCCATACTTCAAG GTACAGGCTTCTTCCTGTAAGAACGTGGAGACTGCCTTCCGTGGTAAGAAGTTAGTTGCAAGCCAAAATGTGATGGCAGCAATTGATTTTGACCTTCGTTTCACACATGTGCTGGCTCGTTGGGAGGGATCTGCACATGACGATGCTGTTTTAGTGGATGCGATAGAGTGCGAGAATGGCCCATGTGTTCCTCAAG GTAAATTCTACCTAGTGGAAGCCGGATATGGAGCCAAACCTGGATTTTTGCCACCTTTCCACAGCATACAATATCACTTTACTGTGTGGGGGAACAATCATGTGCGAGATGCAAGGGAATTGTTCAATCTTAGACACTCATCTCTACGAGTACCTATAGAACGTGCATTCGCATCACTCAAGCGAAGATTTAAAGTTCTAGATGATGCAAATCCATTCTTTCCCTCCGCTACCCAAGTGGATGTTGTGATAGCTTGCGTCATCCTCCACAACTGGGTTCTTTCCCAAGGCACTGATTGTTTCATTATACCGGAGATTAATTGGAAACCTAAACCCCCTAGTTCTCAGATAGAGCATACCCATGACGATAGACACATGGTTGAGTTCAGACAAGCCCTTGCTGACAAAATGTGGGAAGACCATCAAAACTATCACCGCAATGATGCTGACTTCTTGAACACTCCAACTTACTATCACGAGATGGCCACAATCTTCAGTGATAGTGTGGCTCCTGATGTATACGCTAAGAGTGTGGATGAGCTTCTTGCTGTAGATGTGGCCGGGAATGAAATTGTTACTGGAGGAAATGACACTTTTGCTGCCAGTGTTGAAGAGTTTACACTGCCTTTTCCTATTCCCGACTGGGGGAAGAATGGCGATTCCTCTAGCAGTAAAGCATCGAAAAGGGCCAAGGTAAACAATGATGACGAGTTGATGCATTTGATGACCAGCCTTGATAACCTTGCCAAAGCTATAGAGAAATCTGAATGCGTAGATACAGATGTCCCTGACGATCTTTGGGGTAACCTGATGAATCTCCCTGGATTTGAAGAGGCGCATCTTACCCATTACTATGCTCATCTAGTTGAGAATGCTGCAATTGGTAGAGCATTCAACAAACTTAGCATGTCCAACAAAATGACATGGGTAGCTAGATATATCGAGAACCACCTTTCTGAGTAG
- the LOC123065113 gene encoding flavonoid O-methyltransferase-like protein Os11g0303600: MATFSNEELLQAHAELWDLTFGYLKSMALECAIKLGLPNAIHRCGGAATLPDLLDAVSVPESKKAHLPRLMRFLAAFGIFTVSAPAAGECADGEKASVYGLTPVSRLLADDAGANGSCGSLSPFVLSQTTKYHVKAAMHLPEWFMSDDGAAAVAMPFRMAHGTDLWGVMERDPKMNQVFNAGMGSDTQLAMDFVISNYGDVFEGVTSLVDVGGGPGSAARAIARAFPHVKCSVLDLPNVVNSIPSDGVVEYISGDMMSSIPTTDAVFLKYIMHDWNDEDCVKILMQCKKAIPESGGKVIIIDIVVGSPLKAMLEAQVSFDLLMMVITAGKERDEHEWRKIFMDAGFSHHKTRPVLGFMAITELYA, encoded by the exons ATGGCGACCTTCTCCAACGAGGAGCTTCTGCAGGCGCACGCCGAGCTCTGGGACCTCACCTTCGGCTACCTCAAATCCATGGCGCTCGAGTGCGCCATCAAGCTCGGTCTCCCGAACGCCATCCACCGATGCGGCGGCGCCGCCACGCTGCCGGACTTGCTCGACGCCGTTTCTGTCCCGGAGAGCAAGAAGGCGCACCTGCCTCGCCTCATGAGGTTTCTCGCCGCGTTCGGTATCTTTACTGTCAGTGCACCTGCTGCAGGTGAGTGCGCGGATGGGGAGAAGGCGAGCGTCTACGGCCTCACGCCGGTGTCCCGCCTGCTGGCGGACGACGCCGGCGCCAACGGGTCGTGCGGGAGCCTCTCGCCGTTCGTGCTCTCCCAGACCACCAAGTACCACGTGAAAGCGGCCATGCACCTGCCAGAGTGGTTCATGAgcgacgacggcgcggcggcggtggcgatgcCGTTCAGGATGGCGCACGGCACAGACCTGTGGGGCGTCATGGAGCGTGACCCGAAGATGAACCAGGTCTTCAACGCGGGCATGGGGTCAGACACCCAGCTCGCGATGGACTTCGTCATCAGCAACTACGGCGACGTGTTCGAGGGGGTGACCTCGCTGGTCGACGTCGGCGGCGGGCCCGGCTCCGCGGCGAGGGCCATCGCGAGGGCCTTCCCGCACGTCAAGTGCTCCGTGCTCGACCTCCCCAACGTGGTCAATTCCATCCCGTCCGACGGCGTGGTCGAGTACATCTCAGGTGACATGATGAGCTCCATTCCGACGACCGATGCTGTGTTCCTCAAG TACATCATGCATGACTGGAACGACGAGGACTGCGTGAAGATCTTGATGCAGTGCAAGAAGGCGATCCCCGAATCGGGCGGGAAAGTGATAATCATAGACATAGTGGTCGGATCTCCTTTGAAAGCCATGCTGGAAGCCCAAGTCTCGTTTGATCTGCTGATGATGGTGATCACGGCAGGAAAGGAGCGTGACGAGCACGAGTGGCGCAAGATTTTCATGGACGCGGGATTCAGCCACCACAAGACAAGGCCTGTTTTGGGGTTTATGGCCATCACTGAGCTGTATGCTTAG
- the LOC123069160 gene encoding uncharacterized protein isoform X1: protein MDKERFRKRRLMLIKAAASVSSCMVMLYVRPRLQRKKESISYGPIEARDKKRIAFLNNQIYKDDITCQTTLRLTRASFFGLCQVLRERSLLRDTVHICIEEQVAMFLITVGHNLRNRVVSAIFNRSGEPVSRYFGLVLHAIVHLRDEFISPPSLETPTRIAGDPRWDPYFKDCIGVIDCTQVQASSCKNVETAFRGKKLVASQNVMAAIDFDLRFTHVLARWEGSAHDDAVLVDAIECENGPCVPQGKFYLVEAGYGAKPGFLPPFHSIQYHFTVWGNNHVRDARELFNLRHSSLRVPIERAFASLKRRFKVLDDANPFFPSATQVDVVIACVILHNWVLSQGTDCFIIPEINWKPKPPSSQIEHTHDDRHMVEFRQALADKMWEDHQNYHRNDADFLNTPTYYHEMATIFSDSVAPDVYAKSVDELLAVDVAGNEIVTGGNDTFAASVEEFTLPFPIPDWGKNGDSSSSKASKRAKVNNDDELMHLMTSLDNLAKAIEKSECVDTDVPDDLWGNLMNLPGFEEAHLTHYYAHLVENAAIGRAFNKLSMSNKMTWVARYIENHLSE, encoded by the exons ATGGACAAGGAGAGGTTCAGGAAAAGAAGGTTGATGCTTATAAAGGCCGCTGCATCCGTGTCTTCGTGTATGGTCATGTTGTATGTCCGGCCCAGACTACAGAGAAAGAAAGAGAGTATTTCCTATGGGCCAATCGAGGCAAGGGACAAGAAAAGGATTGCCTTTCTAAATAATCAGATTTACAAGGATGATATAACTTGTCAGACAACGCTGAGGCTTACGAGGGCTTCTTTTTTCGGGTTGTGCCAAGTTTTGAGGGAACGCTCTTTGCTCCGTGACACTGTTCATATATGTATTGAGGAGCAAGTCGCCATGTTCTTGATCACAGTAGGACACAACCTTCGGAATAGGGTTGTAAGTGCTATTTTTAATAGGTCAGGTGAACCAGTTAGTCGCTATTTTGGACTAGTCCTCCATGCTATAGTTCATCTAAGGGATGAGTTTATTAGTCCACCATCATTGGAGACCCCAACCAGAATTGCTGGCGACCCAAGATGGGACCCATACTTCAAG GATTGTATTGGAGTCATTGATTGTACACAGGTACAGGCTTCTTCCTGTAAGAACGTGGAGACTGCCTTCCGTGGTAAGAAGTTAGTTGCAAGCCAAAATGTGATGGCAGCAATTGATTTTGACCTTCGTTTCACACATGTGCTGGCTCGTTGGGAGGGATCTGCACATGACGATGCTGTTTTAGTGGATGCGATAGAGTGCGAGAATGGCCCATGTGTTCCTCAAG GTAAATTCTACCTAGTGGAAGCCGGATATGGAGCCAAACCTGGATTTTTGCCACCTTTCCACAGCATACAATATCACTTTACTGTGTGGGGGAACAATCATGTGCGAGATGCAAGGGAATTGTTCAATCTTAGACACTCATCTCTACGAGTACCTATAGAACGTGCATTCGCATCACTCAAGCGAAGATTTAAAGTTCTAGATGATGCAAATCCATTCTTTCCCTCCGCTACCCAAGTGGATGTTGTGATAGCTTGCGTCATCCTCCACAACTGGGTTCTTTCCCAAGGCACTGATTGTTTCATTATACCGGAGATTAATTGGAAACCTAAACCCCCTAGTTCTCAGATAGAGCATACCCATGACGATAGACACATGGTTGAGTTCAGACAAGCCCTTGCTGACAAAATGTGGGAAGACCATCAAAACTATCACCGCAATGATGCTGACTTCTTGAACACTCCAACTTACTATCACGAGATGGCCACAATCTTCAGTGATAGTGTGGCTCCTGATGTATACGCTAAGAGTGTGGATGAGCTTCTTGCTGTAGATGTGGCCGGGAATGAAATTGTTACTGGAGGAAATGACACTTTTGCTGCCAGTGTTGAAGAGTTTACACTGCCTTTTCCTATTCCCGACTGGGGGAAGAATGGCGATTCCTCTAGCAGTAAAGCATCGAAAAGGGCCAAGGTAAACAATGATGACGAGTTGATGCATTTGATGACCAGCCTTGATAACCTTGCCAAAGCTATAGAGAAATCTGAATGCGTAGATACAGATGTCCCTGACGATCTTTGGGGTAACCTGATGAATCTCCCTGGATTTGAAGAGGCGCATCTTACCCATTACTATGCTCATCTAGTTGAGAATGCTGCAATTGGTAGAGCATTCAACAAACTTAGCATGTCCAACAAAATGACATGGGTAGCTAGATATATCGAGAACCACCTTTCTGAGTAG